The following are encoded in a window of Struthio camelus isolate bStrCam1 chromosome Z, bStrCam1.hap1, whole genome shotgun sequence genomic DNA:
- the LOC138064570 gene encoding zinc finger CCHC domain-containing protein 9-like, with the protein MTRWARKNAAHSEKALDATPWEEMVKGSSRETAKGKEGNNSSPLSLKKEQEKKKKKNKKKKDYLNEDVNGFMEYLKQASQAVRKGEVIEADSPEVREEVAVALKKDRRREGRRLKRQEAKKNAMVCFHCRGPGHGIADCPAVLESQDMGTGICYRCGSTEHEITKCKAKIDPAVGAFPYAKCFICGEMGHLSRSCPDNPKGLYAEGGCCRLCGSVEHFRKDCPENQNSDHVTVGRWATGMSADYEEITETSKLQKAKMKVPKIVNF; encoded by the exons ATGACTAGATGGGCTCGTAAAAATGCTGCGCACAGCGAAAAAGCGCTGGATGCTACGCCTTGGGAAGAAATGGTAAAGGGCTCCTCCAGGGAGACAGCGAAGGGTAAAGAAGGAAATAACTCAAGtcctctttctttaaagaaagagcaagaaaagaagaaaaagaagaataaaaagaaaaaagactatcTGAATGAAGATGTTAATGGGTTTATGGAGTACTTAAAACAGGCTTCACAGGCTGTGCGTAAGGGAGAGGTGATAGAAGCAGACAGCCCAGAGGTGAGGGAGGAAGTAGCAGTAGCCTTGAAGAAGGACAGGCGTCGGGAGGGAAGAAGACTGAAGAggcaagaagcaaagaaaaatgccatG gtgtGTTTCCACTGTAGAGGACCCGGCCATGGGATTGCTGATTGCCCAGCTGTACTTGAAAGCCAAGATATGGGTACAGGAATCTGTTACCGATGTGGATCCACAGAACATGAAATCaccaaatgcaaagcaaaaatagATCCAGCTGTTG GGGCATTTCCATACGCAAAATGTTTCATCTGTGGTGAGATGGGGCATCTTTCAAGGTCATGTCCAGATAATCCCAAAGGATTGTATGCTGAAG gtgGCTGCTGCCGACTTTGCGGCTCTGTGGAGCACTTCAGAAAAGACTGTCCAGAAAATCAGAACTCAG ATCATGTTACTGTCGGGCGATGGGCCACTGGAATGAGTGCAGATTATGAAGAAATTACAGAAACATCAAAGctgcaaaaagcaaaaatgaaagtaCCTAAAATTGTTAATTTTTGA